TCCCGCAGCAGCCGGGACTTGCCAATGCCGGCTTCACCCTGGAGCAGGAGGAGGGCGCCGTGTCCCTCGCGCGCCCGCGCCCAGTGCTCCCGGAGCTGGCGCAGCTCCTCGCTCCTCCCCACCAGCGGCGACAGGCCTGGAGGAGACATCCGCTCGAAGCGCAGCGGCTCCTGGCGCTCCCGCAGCAGGCGGTGGAGGGCGACGGGCCCCGGCTGCGAGGCAAGGGGCTCCGTGACGAAGGCGCCTCGAAGCCCCTGGAACGTGCTCTGGCTCAGCAGCACCGCGCCGGCCTCCGCCTGGCGCGCCGCCCGGACCGCCAGCAGGTGCGCGTCTCCCTGGATGGCCGCGGAGGCGCCGCTGTGGCGTGCCGCGAGGGGGCTCAGGACGACCGAGGCCGTATGCAGCCCCACCCGGACGGAGAAGCGCGCGCGCGGCATCGTGGCCAGCTCCAGCCCCGCCCGCACGGCGCGCGGCAGCGCGTCTTCATCGGAGCGTGGGTGGCCAAGGCATCCGAGCACCTCGTCTCCCATGCACTGCAGCACCGTGCCGTCCTGCCGCAGGAGGTGTTCCGAGCACGCTTGCTGGAAGGCGGCCTGCAGCTCCCCGAGCGCCTCCTCATCGAGCGGCTCGTCGGGGCGTGCCATGAGACAGCAGACGAAGGTGACCTGGGCGCGCCGGGGCTCGGCCGGGGCGGTGCGCGCGGCCTCGCGCCGCTGCTCCAGCGCCTCCAACTGGCACGCCAGCTCGTGGACGGACTGGAAGCGGTGCGCGGGCTCCGGGGCCGTGGCCTTGCCGAGCAGGAGGTCCACCTCCGCGGGAAGCTCCGGGCGGCGGGCTCGAACGGAGGGCAGCGGCCTGGGGGAGAGCGCCCAGTCACGCATGGCTCTCATCGAGCCGCCGGGACAGGGGTGCTGCCCCGTCAGCAGCAGGTAGAACAGCAGCCCCGCGGCCCACAGGTCGGTGCGGGCATCATGCGGTGCCTCCCGCCACTGCTCCGGGGCCATGTAGGCGGGCGAGCCCACGGGGTGAAGGCCGCGGGTGGCGGCGCTGTCCGGGCCCGCCGCGAGCCGCGCCAGACCGAAGTCGAGGAGCTTGGCGCGCCCCCCTTCGAGGACGAAGACGTTGCCCGGCTTGAGGTCGCGGTGGATGACCTCGTGCGCATGGGCGTGGGCCAGCCCCGCGAGCACGTCCCGGAAGAGGGCCACGGCCTCGTGCCATTCCAGGGCACCCCGCCGCAGGCAGGTGGAGAGGGATTGCCCCTTCAGGAGCTCCATGACGAGGAAGGGGACGACGGCGGAGGGACCTGCCCGCCATTCCGAGACATCGAAGATGCGGATGATGTTGTCGTGGTCGAGCCGGGCGATGGCTCGCGCCTCCTGCTCGAGGAGCGAGCTGAGCAGCGGGCCGGAGACCTCCTCGAGGGGCTGCATGAACTTGAGCGCGACGTGGCGCCGCAGCACCGAGTCCCAGGCGCGGAAGACCTGTCCCATGCCACCCCGGCCCAGCTGCTCGTGAAGCTCGAAGCGCCTCCCCTGCTGTCCACCCAGGAGGGCGCCCGGGCGGGGGAGGGGAAGTGGCGTGGAAGCTTCCAGGAGGCTCCGCAGCAGCGCGTCGCTGAAGTCCGACGTCCCGTCAAGGGTCCGACAGCTCGTCTCCTGGCCCATCCGTGCCCTCTTTTGTCAGCGGCTCCAAGAGGGTGTGAGTGACGGATGCGACGTTGTAACGGCGCCGGCCCGACTGACGCGAGCGGGGGAGCCGGGCTCCGCCGCCCGCCTGGTCCGCGGCCCGTCCAGTTCCTCCAGCGGAGGCGTCAGAGCCGGCGCAGCGCGGCATCCGCACGCCGGATGTGGTCCACGTCGAGCATGTGCTCGCCGGGGTTCGCCGGGTCGTAGACGACGGTGACTTCCTGACCCTGCTGGAGCTCGTCCAGCGGGCCTCCCGCGAAGTGCGTGGAGGAGTGTCAGGCGCCGGGCGGCTCCGTCTCCGCCATCAGCACCGCGACGCGGCGGGCCGCGACGAGCACTTCGTCCGAGAGGGGCGTCCCCCGGGTGGCCTTCGCCAGGGTCAGCGCGCCGATGCACAGGGCGTACGTGGCCAGCGCCCGCTCCCGGGCACTCGCGCGGGCATCCCCGGACAGGTGGGCGGCGATGTCTTTCACCATCCCCTCCGTCCCGTCCGCGAGCGTCTGCTTCACGGGCTCCTCCGCCCGCATCACGTCCGCGAGCACCTGGGGCAGGGGACACGCGGGCACCTCGGCGTCCCGGTGTGCCCGGGAGACGTAGCGCCGCACCACGTGGCTCAGCCACTCCGCGCCCCGCAGGTCCTCCAGCCCCTGGAACCACTCGGTACGCCGCGTCCCCATGATGCGCGCGAGCGACTCGACGAGCAGCGCCTGCTTCGAGTTGAAGTGCGCGTAGAAGCCTCCCACCGTCAGCCCCGCCGCCCGCATCACGTGCTCCACGCTCGTCGCGGAGAAGCCCTGCCGGCGGAACAGCGCGCCCGCCGCCTCCAGGATGCGCTCATGCGTGGCCTGCTTCTGCTCCGGGGGATGTCCCATCCTCGCTCACCTCGTGGACCACATTATACACATCATCCGGATGTTGGATGGTTACCGCTGGCCACGCCTGGGCACTTCGCATTGCGACCAGATTATGACCATAATATGGTTGTCGTGACGCGAAGGGGGATGGCCCCCCACGCGAGGAGTGGGAGGGGTTGTCCATGGAAGCGTTCATCTTGGATGCGGTCCGGACTCCGCGCGCCCGCGCGAAGCCGGGGAAGGGCGCGCTCAGCGGGCTGCACCCGCAGGAGCTGCTGGCGCAGACGCTGAATCAGCTCCCGCTCCGCACGGGCGTCGACGTGTCGGAGGTGGATGACGTGGTGGTGGGCTGCGTGGCCCAGATTGACGAGCA
Above is a window of Pyxidicoccus xibeiensis DNA encoding:
- a CDS encoding TetR/AcrR family transcriptional regulator, with amino-acid sequence MGHPPEQKQATHERILEAAGALFRRQGFSATSVEHVMRAAGLTVGGFYAHFNSKQALLVESLARIMGTRRTEWFQGLEDLRGAEWLSHVVRRYVSRAHRDAEVPACPLPQVLADVMRAEEPVKQTLADGTEGMVKDIAAHLSGDARASARERALATYALCIGALTLAKATRGTPLSDEVLVAARRVAVLMAETEPPGA